The Spirosoma foliorum genome has a window encoding:
- a CDS encoding DUF4249 domain-containing protein, with translation MDPLESTINSSLNVLIVDVTITDKAETQVIRLNRSQADRLTGRFGYVPVTKANVQIVVDSVEVVIAEETTDGRYQLPADFKGKVGHVYQLKFTLAEGTRYESTPELLQPVAPIGQVRALFNSASLSSTERLNNTYTAAHDFYVDFTDPANQPNSYRWDWLDWERQEWCRSCNRGFYQVKDEKGNLIEDCVSTNLNSSFTASFDYHCRTACWEILYSHDLVVFDDQYSNGKQIKGLRIGRVPLYSKEPSLVELRQSSLTKKAYDYLKRLMEDTQTTGGVAGGQPALLVGNVHNVTEPNEAVVGYFTVSSVSSVRYWLTRSDATGIAPGLFVAQNGHPPVDEPPSGRDRPPTAVCVSSDTRTPYKPEGWRD, from the coding sequence GTGGACCCCCTTGAATCAACAATCAATAGCTCGCTGAACGTCTTGATTGTTGATGTGACCATTACCGATAAAGCAGAAACCCAGGTAATTCGGCTTAACCGATCTCAGGCGGATCGGCTAACCGGCCGATTTGGGTATGTGCCCGTTACTAAGGCGAACGTACAGATCGTAGTGGATTCTGTGGAGGTAGTAATTGCTGAGGAAACTACCGATGGCCGTTATCAACTACCCGCTGATTTTAAGGGGAAAGTTGGCCATGTTTATCAACTTAAGTTCACTTTAGCAGAGGGTACCCGATATGAATCAACCCCAGAGCTATTACAGCCTGTGGCGCCCATCGGGCAAGTTCGCGCCTTATTTAATTCCGCTAGTTTAAGCTCAACAGAACGCTTAAACAATACCTACACAGCCGCTCATGATTTCTACGTGGACTTTACCGACCCAGCTAATCAGCCTAATTCTTATCGGTGGGACTGGTTAGATTGGGAGCGACAGGAATGGTGCCGTAGTTGCAACCGTGGCTTCTATCAAGTTAAGGATGAGAAAGGCAACCTAATCGAAGATTGTGTCAGTACGAATCTAAATTCATCTTTCACGGCTTCTTTTGATTACCATTGCCGAACAGCTTGCTGGGAAATTCTGTATAGTCATGACTTAGTAGTATTCGATGACCAGTATAGCAATGGGAAGCAGATCAAAGGCTTGCGCATTGGCCGGGTTCCCTTGTATTCAAAAGAACCTTCCCTGGTTGAACTTAGGCAGAGCTCCTTAACTAAAAAGGCTTACGATTATCTGAAGCGCTTGATGGAAGATACACAGACTACGGGTGGAGTAGCAGGCGGTCAACCTGCCCTGTTAGTGGGCAACGTACACAATGTGACTGAGCCAAATGAAGCTGTGGTTGGTTATTTCACCGTATCTAGTGTTTCTTCGGTTCGGTACTGGTTAACCCGAAGTGATGCGACCGGGATTGCCCCTGGCTTATTTGTAGCCCAGAATGGGCATCCACCCGTTGATGAACCCCCATCGGGTCGGGACCGTCCCCCTACTGCGGTTTGCGTTTCGAGTGATACCCGAACGCCCTATAAACCCGAAGGCTGGCGGGATTGA